Proteins encoded by one window of Cyanobacterium sp. T60_A2020_053:
- a CDS encoding Nramp family divalent metal transporter, translating to MTKTKTSLSNQLLAIGPGILMAGAAIGVSHLVQATRAGADYGFSLLWLLILAIVSKYPFLEFGPRYAAATGQNLITGYRQMGRFAYWSYIVITVGTMFIIQAAVTVVTAGLAEQLFRLGWSATVWSALILALCVCLLYIGRYGVLDVTMKVIVSLLTILTVIAVLGALGGTNVRDTVSITPPSYWNAPGIAFAIAFMGWMPIPLDASVWHSIWTGERALQTNYSPTLKEANFDFNLGYISAGIIGLFFFVLGALVMFGSGETFSDSSVLFSVQLIEIYSKTLGGWSAPFIAITALITMFSTTLAVTDAYPRVMLALWEEHFPSEKKAHIQSNIYRLSLFIIPLIALSILIFLAGQSFTILVDFASGLSFLAAPVIGYFNLKLISGKLTPKGARPNKWYRYFSWACWWWLVIFTLIWFYWSFIAR from the coding sequence ATGACTAAAACTAAAACATCTCTTTCTAATCAACTTCTGGCTATAGGTCCGGGTATTTTGATGGCGGGAGCAGCCATTGGCGTTTCTCACCTTGTACAGGCAACGAGAGCGGGCGCTGATTACGGTTTCTCACTCCTCTGGTTGTTGATTCTGGCTATTGTTAGCAAGTATCCTTTTTTAGAATTTGGCCCCCGTTATGCGGCGGCAACGGGACAAAATTTGATCACTGGTTATCGACAAATGGGGCGTTTTGCTTACTGGAGTTATATTGTTATCACCGTTGGCACGATGTTTATTATTCAGGCGGCGGTAACGGTGGTGACGGCTGGGTTAGCTGAACAATTATTTCGACTTGGTTGGAGTGCCACGGTTTGGAGTGCTTTAATTTTAGCTCTTTGTGTCTGCTTACTTTATATCGGGCGCTATGGTGTTTTAGATGTCACAATGAAAGTAATTGTTTCTTTGTTAACTATTCTAACTGTAATCGCTGTGTTAGGGGCGCTGGGTGGTACAAATGTTCGAGATACTGTATCCATAACTCCTCCTTCTTATTGGAATGCGCCGGGTATTGCTTTTGCCATTGCATTTATGGGATGGATGCCCATTCCTCTTGATGCTTCGGTGTGGCATTCAATTTGGACTGGAGAAAGAGCTCTACAAACTAATTATTCTCCGACTCTAAAAGAGGCTAATTTTGATTTTAATTTAGGCTATATTTCTGCTGGAATTATTGGCTTATTTTTCTTTGTGTTAGGGGCGCTGGTGATGTTTGGCAGTGGCGAAACTTTTTCTGATAGTAGTGTTCTATTTTCGGTACAATTAATCGAAATTTACAGTAAAACTTTGGGGGGGTGGAGTGCGCCCTTCATCGCTATTACGGCTCTAATTACTATGTTTAGCACTACTTTAGCGGTAACTGACGCTTATCCGAGGGTGATGTTAGCATTGTGGGAAGAGCATTTTCCTAGTGAAAAAAAGGCTCATATTCAATCAAATATTTATCGTTTATCTTTATTCATTATTCCTTTGATTGCTTTATCAATTTTAATTTTTTTAGCAGGTCAAAGTTTCACTATTTTAGTTGATTTTGCTTCGGGTTTGTCTTTTTTAGCAGCGCCCGTCATCGGTTATTTCAATTTAAAATTAATATCGGGAAAATTAACGCCGAAGGGCGCTAGACCTAATAAATGGTATCGTTATTTTAGTTGGGCTTGTTGGTGGTGGTTAGTTATTTTTACCTTAATATGGTTTTATTGGTCATTCATTGCCAGATAA